Within Cucumis melo cultivar AY chromosome 4, USDA_Cmelo_AY_1.0, whole genome shotgun sequence, the genomic segment gggtcccttactgagtatatttttatactcactctttcatgtttaattttttaggcagaggtaagggcaagggcaagttggcgactgacaagaagtgatcgtggcgagccatagggatcattTTGCTTCCGCTATATGTCATTGTTCGGATTTCAGTatttgcattttattttattcttttatttttattttatttctttaaaactagatagggcccgagttaggattttatttttagacttatttctcaatacatttgtttatgcttttaatgagaaattcgaggctttgttttatttttctattttaaatttacaaatgttatttatcttttaaattagtaatgacttcggcttagtataaggagctaggtcgttacagttggtatcagagcctaggTTTTTTGATTCTatagactgacttacgatgtaagtctttgtcttgtttttacccctatggctaatacggtccttcgtcactcgacAAGTATGCTCTATGATTAAGATGAAGTCATGTTTATAACCTTGCTtgaattaaactaattaaagtATGAATGTAATGACTGTATTGTGAAAAACTTCTACTGGtggaatttaggaaaaatgttGCCACATAGAAGAGCACGtagaggtggtaggggaggcagagagCTGGACGTACCCAGCCTGAAGAGTAGTCTGCCGAACAAGCTGTCAACCCTACCGCACTTATCACTTAGGCAGACCTCGCTGCCATGGAGAAGAGATACTAGGATATGCTGAGGGACGCTTTAACACCATTCCATGCTGCCCAGTAGACCCCGATCGCCCCTCCTCCAACCCTAGTAGAACCTCAGCCCGTGCCAAACCAACTGTCGACAGAGGCCAAGCATTTGAGAGATTTTAGGAAGTACAATCTTAAGACGTTTGACGGGTCCATGGATAACCCCACCAAGGCCCAGATGTGGTTAACCTCATTAGAGACCatcttccggtacatgaagtgccctaaTGACCAGAAGGTGTAGTGCGTAgttttcttcttggaggatagaggtaccgcctggtgggagaccgctgagaggATACTGGATGGAGATGCTAGTaagataacctgggagcagttcaaggagagcaTCTGTGCTAAGTTCTTCTTTGCCAACGTGAGGTACGCTAAGCAGCAAAAGTTCCTGAACCtagagcaaggcgacatgactatggagcagtatgatgcagAGTTTGATATGCTATCCCATTTTGCTCCCGATGTAGTGAAGAATGAGGCTACTCGGACCGAGAAGttcgttagaggtctcagactagacctcTAGAGTATCGTTCGAGCCTTCAGGCCAACCAcccatgctgatgcactacgtctGGCCCTAGACTTGAGTCTGCACGAGAAAGCTATTTCGTCCAAGGCTGTAGGAAGAGGAACAACCCCAGGTCAAAAAAGGATGGCTGAGTTGCAGCCTACTGTAGCACCACAGAGGAACCTGAGGCCAGGAGGTCTTTTCCAACGGCATCGCCAGAAGCTTGCTACTGCAGGAAAGACTATGAGAGAACTACCTGCGTATCAGAGCTGTGGGAGATatcatggaggtcgttgcttggcaaGAAATGGAGTTTGCTTCAGGTGCAAGCAACCAGGGCATATAGTCGACTTTTGCCCTCAGAAACTGCTTGAGACTACTTCGAACTAGACTCCAACTTCccagcagggaagagtttttgccactactcgTCAGGAGGTTGAACAAGCTGATACTATgatgacaggtacgctcccaatcttggggcacttCGTATTCgtactatttgactctgggtcctCCCATTCCTTCATATCTTCAGCATTTGTTCAGCATGTACGTCTAGAGGTAGAACTGTTGAGTAGTATGCTATATGTTTCTACTCCATCGAGAGAAGTCATGTTGTCTAAAGATAAGATAAAGGCATGTCAAGTAGAGATAGAGAACTGTGTGCTAGATGTAACTTTgttagtgttagacatgcaagattttgatgtaattctaggcatggattggttgttTGCCAGCATGcaagcatagattgttcccgtaaagAGGTAGTTTTTAACCCTCCTTCAGCAGCTAGTTTCAAGTTCAAGGGGGTAGGAACTGTAGTCCTACCCAAAGTCATTTCAGTTATGAAAGCCAGTAAGCTACTCAACCaaggtacttggagtatcttggccAGCGTGGTGGACACTAGAGAGTCGAAAGTTTCCTTGTCATCTGAGCTGGTGGTGAGAGAATACCTAATGAGCGTCCAGGACTCCCACCTCCCAGGGAGATTGATTTTGCCATTGAGCTAGAGCCATGCACTACTCCTATATCTAGAGCTCCTTATAGAATGGCCCCAGTTGAGCTGAAATAACTGAAGGTTCAGTTGCAGGAGTTACTGGACAAGGGCTTTATACGACctagcgtgtcaccttgggg encodes:
- the LOC127148918 gene encoding uncharacterized protein LOC127148918, translating into MDNPTKAQMWLTSLETIFRYMKCPNDQKFKESICAKFFFANVRYAKQQKFLNLEQGDMTMEQYDAEFDMLSHFAPDVVKNEATRTEKPTTHADALRLALDLSLHEKAISSKAVGRGTTPGQKRMAELQPTVAPQRNLRPGGLFQRHRQKLATAGKTMRELPAYQSCGRYHGGRCLARNGVCFRCKQPGHIVDFCPQKLLETTSN